One genomic segment of Anaerotignum faecicola includes these proteins:
- a CDS encoding signal peptidase II, producing the protein MKAILAILTVLGIDLSSKEWAEKNLPLNKKREIVKDHLYFWHIKNRGIAYNRFSGRRKGILLATGVLLAFYGGLLVRILRGKGERRLALPLALTLGGGAANFWERLRKGRVTDFLFIPVKGKNAPIFNIADVSIVVGALWMTVIPFLKNKKK; encoded by the coding sequence ATGAAAGCAATTCTGGCGATTCTGACAGTTCTGGGGATAGACCTTTCCTCGAAGGAGTGGGCAGAGAAAAACCTGCCGCTCAATAAAAAACGGGAAATTGTCAAAGATCACCTCTATTTCTGGCACATAAAGAACAGAGGCATAGCATATAATAGATTCAGCGGAAGAAGAAAGGGAATCCTTCTTGCCACGGGCGTGCTGCTTGCCTTTTACGGCGGTCTGCTGGTGCGGATTTTACGCGGCAAAGGGGAAAGACGGCTTGCCCTTCCGCTTGCCCTGACTCTGGGCGGCGGTGCGGCAAATTTCTGGGAGCGGCTCAGAAAAGGGCGCGTGACGGATTTTCTATTCATCCCCGTGAAGGGGAAAAATGCCCCGATTTTCAACATTGCGGATGTTTCGATTGTCGTTGGTGCGCTCTGGATGACAGTGATTCCGTTTCTCAAAAATAAGAAAAAATGA
- the fba gene encoding class II fructose-1,6-bisphosphate aldolase, whose protein sequence is MALVTTKKMFEKAFEGGYAIGAFNINNMEIIQGVVAAAKAQNSAVILQVSKSALKYAHPKYLKAMVDAAIEETGLDIALHLDHGSDFEVCKDCIEYGFTSVMFDGSHLEYEENVAQTKKIVEYAHERGIVVEAELGKLAGVEDEVNVDAAHATYTDPDQAVDFVKRTGVDSLAIAIGTSHGAYKFKGEAKLDFDRLATITEKLEAAGFHNYPIVLHGASSVDQRCVAMCNEYGGNIAGAKGIPAEMLRKASSMAVCKINMDTDLRLAMTAAVRKSFGDEPAAFDPRGYLGAGRALIQELVEDKIKNVIGSTDSMN, encoded by the coding sequence ATGGCTTTGGTAACAACAAAAAAAATGTTTGAAAAGGCATTTGAGGGCGGCTATGCCATCGGTGCGTTCAACATCAATAACATGGAAATCATCCAAGGTGTCGTAGCTGCGGCAAAGGCGCAGAATTCCGCTGTCATCCTGCAGGTTTCCAAATCTGCTCTGAAATATGCGCATCCCAAATATCTGAAGGCAATGGTGGATGCCGCAATCGAAGAAACCGGTCTGGATATTGCACTGCATCTGGATCATGGCTCCGATTTTGAAGTATGTAAAGACTGTATCGAATACGGTTTCACATCTGTCATGTTTGACGGTTCCCATCTGGAGTATGAGGAAAACGTGGCACAGACAAAGAAAATCGTAGAATACGCCCATGAAAGAGGTATCGTGGTTGAGGCAGAGCTGGGCAAGCTGGCAGGCGTTGAGGATGAGGTTAACGTAGATGCGGCACACGCAACCTACACTGATCCCGATCAGGCAGTTGATTTCGTAAAACGCACCGGTGTGGATTCCCTCGCGATTGCCATCGGCACAAGCCATGGTGCTTATAAATTCAAGGGCGAGGCAAAGCTGGACTTTGACAGACTGGCAACCATCACAGAAAAGCTGGAGGCGGCAGGCTTCCATAACTACCCCATCGTTCTGCACGGTGCATCCTCTGTTGACCAGAGATGTGTTGCAATGTGCAACGAATACGGCGGAAACATTGCGGGCGCAAAAGGGATTCCTGCGGAAATGCTGCGCAAGGCATCTTCCATGGCTGTCTGCAAAATCAACATGGATACTGACCTGAGACTGGCAATGACTGCTGCTGTTCGCAAATCCTTCGGGGATGAGCCTGCGGCATTTGACCCTCGCGGCTATCTGGGCGCAGGCAGAGCGCTGATTCAGGAGCTGGTTGAGGACAAAATCAAAAATGTCATCGGCTCTACAGATTCTATGAACTAA
- a CDS encoding SpoIID/LytB domain-containing protein, which produces MKKYILLGGLLLLSLSACGTERPAERAKVGQIGAESSVSREMAAKTIALAFYTNQELDEMETKLNFSDLSVEDWAYPYIQGCVEQGFFAGSEEGTFRPQADLTLWEAQALMDRLAPDYNSRIVLTAENKNMAVSYELWVQLLETALKARRGEDSLYSYGIQTENAVVLDADGLCDMGRFTAAGIDLTPYAASRITFLEKDGEILALLTVEAASPVVKNIYCRQEKGALFLETGEGAAMLAYGKALDEGIYDVKLENGKVAEVTAAESVGGCTVKRVDGETLYLAERGELPWAEAARVYDAAGEEIAKADFTDLICGTDCGEFFEKDGEICAAVIRTPAVLERMRVLLKGAEQKTVTLSAENGFTLSNGTNEKHFLPEGKAVLTADLPWFSHGIVTATAETPIRVAFADGTAYQYEGTIELERRGADSLAVINELSLERYLLGVVPHEMPTSFGQTALEAQAITARSYAYNQFYANTYCAYGAHVTDTTASQVYLGYAENETAAQAVKATEGMCAVTKTGAVAQTYFYSTSCGFGAGSQEVWSKDGSFSGREKSYLQAQTYGDFAPPQTEEEWLAFWQDWKKQGYDMNSPWYRWKVYFSCGQLTEILQKTLAESANCRIEGNQNDLGRLTGIAVTRRGQGGLAMELQLTFEKGMATVKTENAIRKVLSPTKRTLGEPIYLQRKGAEAMTGNAMLPSGFFAVKEMKNAEGKLTGVALYGGGNGHGVGLSQYGAKYLAEQGKTAAEIIACYFPGTKVEKVL; this is translated from the coding sequence ATGAAAAAATACATATTATTGGGCGGTCTGCTGCTGCTTTCCCTTTCTGCATGCGGTACGGAGCGACCGGCAGAGCGCGCAAAGGTGGGGCAGATTGGTGCAGAGAGCTCCGTCAGTCGGGAAATGGCGGCGAAAACGATTGCCTTAGCGTTTTATACGAATCAGGAATTGGATGAAATGGAAACGAAGCTGAATTTTTCTGACCTTTCAGTGGAGGACTGGGCATATCCTTATATTCAAGGCTGTGTGGAGCAGGGCTTTTTCGCAGGCAGTGAGGAAGGAACCTTTCGTCCGCAGGCGGATTTGACGCTTTGGGAGGCACAGGCATTGATGGACAGGCTTGCGCCCGATTACAACAGCCGCATTGTGCTGACGGCGGAGAATAAAAACATGGCGGTTTCCTATGAGCTTTGGGTGCAGCTTTTGGAAACGGCGCTTAAGGCAAGGCGCGGAGAGGACAGCCTTTATTCCTATGGGATTCAAACGGAAAATGCGGTGGTTCTGGATGCGGATGGGCTTTGCGATATGGGCAGATTTACTGCGGCAGGCATAGATTTAACGCCCTATGCCGCAAGCCGCATTACCTTTCTGGAAAAGGATGGGGAAATCCTTGCGCTGCTGACGGTAGAAGCCGCTTCGCCTGTGGTGAAAAATATCTATTGCAGGCAGGAAAAAGGTGCGCTTTTTCTGGAAACGGGGGAGGGTGCGGCGATGCTTGCCTATGGAAAGGCACTTGATGAGGGAATTTATGATGTAAAACTGGAAAACGGTAAGGTCGCAGAGGTGACGGCAGCGGAATCTGTCGGAGGCTGCACCGTGAAGCGCGTGGACGGAGAAACGCTGTATCTGGCGGAGCGGGGCGAGCTGCCTTGGGCGGAAGCGGCAAGGGTTTATGATGCGGCAGGAGAAGAAATCGCAAAGGCGGATTTTACTGATTTGATTTGCGGCACGGATTGCGGCGAATTTTTTGAAAAGGACGGGGAAATCTGTGCGGCGGTGATTCGTACTCCTGCGGTTCTGGAGCGGATGCGTGTCCTTCTGAAGGGGGCGGAGCAGAAAACCGTAACCCTTTCCGCGGAGAATGGCTTTACGCTTTCCAATGGAACAAATGAGAAGCATTTTTTACCCGAAGGAAAGGCGGTTCTGACAGCCGATTTGCCTTGGTTTTCGCATGGCATTGTGACGGCAACGGCAGAAACACCGATTCGTGTGGCATTTGCAGACGGAACAGCGTATCAATATGAAGGCACGATTGAATTGGAACGGCGCGGCGCAGATAGCCTTGCTGTTATCAATGAACTGTCCTTGGAACGGTATCTGCTCGGCGTTGTGCCGCATGAAATGCCGACCTCCTTCGGACAGACGGCGTTGGAGGCGCAGGCAATTACGGCACGCAGCTATGCCTATAATCAGTTTTATGCGAATACCTATTGTGCGTATGGCGCGCATGTGACCGATACCACCGCCAGTCAGGTGTATCTGGGCTATGCTGAAAATGAAACGGCGGCACAGGCAGTGAAAGCGACCGAGGGGATGTGCGCCGTAACGAAAACAGGTGCGGTGGCGCAGACCTATTTTTATTCCACCTCCTGTGGCTTCGGGGCAGGCAGTCAGGAGGTCTGGTCGAAGGACGGCAGCTTTTCCGGTAGGGAAAAATCCTATTTGCAGGCGCAGACCTACGGGGATTTTGCGCCGCCGCAGACAGAGGAGGAATGGCTTGCCTTCTGGCAGGATTGGAAGAAACAGGGGTACGATATGAATTCACCGTGGTATCGCTGGAAGGTGTATTTCAGTTGTGGACAGCTGACAGAAATTTTGCAGAAAACTCTGGCGGAAAGCGCGAATTGCAGGATAGAAGGGAATCAAAATGATTTGGGCAGGCTGACAGGCATTGCGGTGACACGCAGAGGACAGGGTGGACTCGCAATGGAATTGCAGCTGACCTTTGAAAAGGGGATGGCAACGGTGAAAACGGAAAATGCTATCCGTAAGGTGCTTTCGCCAACAAAAAGAACCCTTGGTGAGCCGATTTATCTGCAACGGAAGGGCGCAGAAGCCATGACGGGAAATGCTATGCTGCCAAGCGGATTTTTCGCAGTGAAGGAAATGAAAAATGCGGAAGGAAAGCTGACGGGCGTGGCACTTTACGGCGGCGGAAACGGGCATGGCGTTGGACTGAGCCAGTATGGCGCGAAATATCTTGCGGAGCAGGGGAAAACGGCGGCGGAAATTATCGCATGCTATTTTCCGGGGACGAAGGTGGAAAAGGTGTTATAA
- a CDS encoding cytidylate kinase-like family protein — translation MNQNKIITISRQYGSGGRIIGKKLAEALGIPFYDNELITMAAEKTGLSVECFKDAEKTSVGNLFFSLTSLTPSIDSVGLPLNEKIFLVQSQVIKEVAEEGPCVIVGRSANYVLSENPNCINIFLQADLPDRVERAIHTYHHDPQGAESMVIKTDKRRANYYNYFTGGKWGKAENYDLILNTSRMDLDKIVEVIKTYVSLR, via the coding sequence ATGAACCAGAATAAAATCATCACCATCAGCCGCCAATATGGCAGCGGAGGTCGCATTATCGGCAAAAAACTGGCGGAAGCCCTTGGGATTCCCTTTTATGATAACGAACTGATTACCATGGCAGCGGAAAAAACCGGACTTTCCGTGGAATGCTTCAAGGATGCAGAAAAAACCTCTGTCGGCAATCTGTTTTTCTCTCTGACCTCTCTGACCCCCAGCATTGATTCTGTTGGTCTGCCGCTGAATGAAAAAATCTTTCTGGTGCAGTCTCAGGTCATCAAAGAGGTGGCAGAGGAGGGCCCCTGCGTGATTGTTGGTCGTTCCGCAAACTATGTGCTGTCCGAAAACCCCAACTGCATCAATATTTTCCTGCAGGCGGATTTGCCCGACCGCGTGGAGCGTGCCATCCATACCTATCACCACGACCCTCAGGGCGCAGAATCCATGGTGATTAAGACCGATAAGCGCCGTGCGAATTATTACAACTACTTCACAGGCGGCAAATGGGGAAAGGCAGAAAATTATGACCTTATCCTCAACACCTCCAGAATGGATCTGGATAAAATCGTTGAGGTCATTAAAACCTACGTTTCTCTGCGATAA
- a CDS encoding MBL fold metallo-hydrolase, producing the protein MYELVQVAENTYYINAPSKIGVYRVSDDDIWLIDSGNDKDAGRKIQKILDAQGWKLTAIINTHSNADHDGGNTLLQNRLNCAVYTTPMELAIVEHPMLEPSFLYGGYPFKKLRNKFLMATPSKGQDIADAPLPAGMEYFRLPGHFWDMIGVKTPDDVYFMADCVFGENILEKYHISFFYDIAAQLETLDMIEKLEGRLFIPAHAEPTEDIKPLADANRKKMQEILDALLEICREPLHFELILKRVFERFALTMDYSQYVLIGSTVRSYLSYLVDQGKLECYVEDALLLWKTVSAE; encoded by the coding sequence ATGTATGAACTGGTGCAGGTCGCAGAAAATACCTATTACATCAATGCCCCTTCCAAAATCGGCGTTTATCGCGTAAGCGATGACGATATCTGGCTGATCGACAGCGGAAACGATAAGGATGCCGGCAGAAAAATCCAGAAAATTCTGGATGCACAGGGCTGGAAGCTGACCGCAATCATCAACACCCATTCCAACGCCGACCATGACGGCGGCAATACCCTGCTGCAGAATCGGCTTAACTGCGCCGTCTATACCACACCCATGGAGCTGGCGATTGTGGAGCACCCGATGCTTGAGCCATCCTTCCTTTACGGCGGCTATCCCTTCAAAAAGCTGCGGAATAAATTCCTCATGGCAACACCCTCCAAGGGGCAGGATATCGCCGATGCGCCTTTGCCTGCGGGCATGGAATATTTCCGCCTGCCGGGGCATTTCTGGGACATGATCGGCGTGAAAACACCCGACGATGTTTATTTTATGGCAGACTGCGTGTTTGGAGAAAATATCCTTGAAAAATATCATATCTCCTTTTTCTATGATATTGCGGCACAGCTTGAAACGCTGGATATGATAGAAAAGCTGGAGGGCAGGCTGTTCATTCCTGCACATGCGGAGCCGACGGAGGATATCAAACCTTTGGCAGACGCAAACCGTAAAAAGATGCAGGAAATTCTGGATGCACTTCTGGAAATCTGCAGGGAGCCGCTGCACTTTGAGCTGATTCTCAAGCGAGTGTTCGAACGGTTTGCATTAACGATGGATTATAGCCAATATGTCCTCATTGGCAGCACAGTTCGTTCCTATCTTTCCTATTTAGTTGACCAAGGAAAGCTGGAATGTTATGTAGAGGATGCCCTTCTGCTTTGGAAAACCGTTTCCGCAGAATAA
- a CDS encoding putative holin-like toxin, producing MNTYEVWMTVLTFGLFLIALLSYIDKRK from the coding sequence ATGAATACTTATGAAGTGTGGATGACCGTACTTACATTTGGCTTATTTTTGATAGCACTCCTCTCTTATATAGACAAGAGAAAATAA
- the aspS gene encoding aspartate--tRNA ligase, producing the protein MGEALTGLKRSCMCCDVNESMIGQEVTVMGWVQRRRDLGQLIFIALRDKTGLVQIAIDGNTAEKDLFAKAETVRSEYVLAVKGLVAAREDGNINPNMKTGKIEIIAKELRILSESETTPFQIEDNITVKDDLRLKYRYLDLRRPSQLKNLVLRHKVVQVMRNFLDKEGFLEIETPVLGKSTPEGARDYLVPSRVHPGNFYGLPQSPQLYKQLLMVSGMDRYYQVAKCFRDEDLRADRQPEFTQVDMELSFVEIEDIMDINERMMQKVFKDLMNVDIKLPLPRMTYAEAMERFGSDKPDVRFGMELKNISDVVAGTDFVVFKSALENGGSVRAINAKGCGSFPRKKIDSLVEFVKTYKAKGLAWIVVNADGTIKSQIAKFFTPEKMQEIVDAMDGQPGDLILICADKDKVVFDSLGALRVELSKMLELTKPDDFAFLWITEFPMLEWDEEENRYVAVHHPFTAPMDEDLDLIDTNPGAVRAKAYDIVLNGYELGGGSIRIHRRDIQKKMFELLGFSDEDAQERFGFLLDAFKYGVPPHGGLAFGLDRIIMLMSNAPSIRDVIAFPKVKDASCPMTDAPGVVDEKQLDELGIAIKETEEATEE; encoded by the coding sequence ATGGGTGAAGCTTTAACAGGTTTAAAAAGAAGCTGCATGTGCTGCGATGTAAACGAAAGCATGATTGGGCAGGAAGTGACGGTAATGGGCTGGGTACAGCGTCGCCGCGACCTGGGTCAGCTGATTTTCATTGCATTAAGAGACAAAACGGGTCTGGTGCAGATTGCAATCGATGGCAACACAGCAGAAAAGGATTTGTTCGCAAAGGCGGAAACGGTTCGCAGTGAATATGTACTGGCAGTGAAGGGTCTGGTTGCCGCAAGAGAAGATGGCAACATCAACCCCAACATGAAAACAGGGAAAATCGAGATTATCGCCAAGGAGCTGCGTATCCTTTCCGAATCCGAAACAACCCCCTTCCAGATTGAGGACAACATCACCGTAAAGGATGATTTGCGTCTGAAATATCGTTATCTGGATCTGAGAAGACCTTCTCAGCTGAAAAATCTGGTGCTGCGTCATAAGGTTGTACAGGTGATGAGAAACTTCCTGGATAAAGAGGGCTTTCTGGAGATTGAAACTCCTGTTCTGGGCAAATCCACACCCGAAGGCGCAAGAGACTATCTCGTACCTTCCCGCGTACACCCCGGCAATTTCTATGGTCTGCCTCAGTCCCCACAGCTGTATAAGCAGCTTCTGATGGTTTCCGGTATGGACAGATATTATCAGGTTGCGAAATGCTTCCGTGACGAGGATCTGCGTGCGGACAGACAGCCCGAATTCACACAGGTGGACATGGAGCTGTCCTTCGTGGAAATCGAAGATATCATGGATATCAACGAAAGAATGATGCAGAAGGTATTCAAGGATTTGATGAATGTAGATATCAAGCTGCCCCTGCCCAGAATGACCTATGCAGAGGCAATGGAGCGCTTTGGTTCCGATAAGCCCGATGTACGCTTCGGCATGGAGCTGAAAAATATTTCCGATGTTGTGGCAGGTACCGATTTTGTGGTATTCAAATCTGCTTTGGAAAACGGCGGCAGCGTGCGTGCCATCAATGCGAAGGGCTGTGGTTCCTTCCCCAGAAAGAAAATCGACTCTCTGGTTGAGTTTGTAAAAACATATAAGGCAAAGGGTCTGGCTTGGATTGTGGTAAACGCAGACGGCACAATCAAATCCCAGATTGCAAAATTCTTCACACCCGAAAAAATGCAGGAAATCGTAGATGCGATGGATGGGCAGCCCGGTGACCTGATTCTGATTTGTGCGGATAAGGATAAGGTCGTATTCGACTCCCTTGGCGCACTGCGTGTAGAGTTGAGCAAAATGCTGGAGCTGACAAAGCCCGATGATTTCGCATTCCTGTGGATTACAGAATTCCCTATGCTGGAATGGGATGAAGAGGAAAACAGATATGTAGCGGTGCATCATCCGTTTACTGCACCCATGGATGAGGACTTGGATCTGATTGACACCAATCCCGGCGCTGTGCGTGCAAAGGCATACGACATCGTTCTGAACGGCTATGAGCTGGGTGGCGGCTCCATCAGAATCCACCGCAGAGATATCCAGAAGAAGATGTTCGAGCTGCTTGGCTTCAGCGACGAGGATGCGCAGGAACGCTTCGGTTTCCTTTTGGATGCCTTCAAATACGGCGTACCCCCTCATGGCGGCTTGGCGTTCGGTCTGGACAGAATCATCATGCTGATGAGCAATGCACCCAGTATTCGTGACGTGATTGCCTTCCCTAAGGTAAAGGACGCATCCTGCCCGATGACAGATGCACCCGGCGTGGTAGACGAAAAACAGCTGGACGAGCTGGGCATTGCAATCAAGGAAACGGAAGAAGCAACAGAGGAATAA